Proteins from a single region of Euwallacea similis isolate ESF13 chromosome 21, ESF131.1, whole genome shotgun sequence:
- the Cdc6 gene encoding cell division control protein 6 homolog, whose translation MSSKIGTHKTQNMRVTRASARQSSIPEETVKSHPCRRTPIISTRSESENGTKFQNVHRTPTKQKAVQSDLHQLSPVTPPKQLKQDSEKSVLTPSTLFKTLTLTSPSKNESSKTSKRPLFNQKSPKDNCSEEENFAVNEAGVKATLNYQNARRALHSNFPTDMPGREKEIEEIKEFIQGHLEEKSSGSIYISGPPGTGKTASLNLILESEYILSQVHKIYINCTAIKSATAVYSRLNKELHVKETGKSEKENLSAFENYLKKKHKPILIVLDEIDQLETKNHSILYTIFEWPSRLNSKLILIGIANALDLTDRMLPRLQARCELKPQLLHFAPYTKEQIVNIFTSRLKAAGVLEVFSPVAIQMLAAKVASISGDVRRALDIGRRVVELVDGNKKGDIFKSVENFTNELAKDETTKKVNLKEIVNILNNVYGTSQNLTEDSEDTIPLQQKIIVCSLLLMLKKVKNKDITVGKLHEIYSRVCSKRNLSAVDQAEFVGLCSLIETRGIIRLSGKKEPRQYKVVLEWNENEVSEALKDKQLMSSILQDDPCVGRN comes from the exons ATGTCCTCAAAAATTGGTACTcataaaactcaaaatatgAGAGTGACTCGGGCATCAGCAAGGCAAAGTTCAATCCCAGAAGAAACTGTGAAATCCCACCCATGTAGACGAACTCCTATCATATCCACACGCTCTGAGAGTgaaaatggaaccaaatttcaaaatgtgcaCCGAACGCCCACAAAACAAAAAGCAGTACAATCGGATCTCCACCAACTCAGCCCTGTAACTCCGCCTAAACAATTAAAGCAAGATAGCGAAAAATCAGTCTTAACGCCTAgcactttatttaaaactttaacattaacaAGTCCCAGCAAAAATGAGTCTTCAAAGACTTCAAAAAGACCCCTTTTTAATCAGAAATCACCTAAAGACAATTGTTCTGAAGAGGAGAATTTTGCAGTCAACGAAGCAGGTGTTAAGGCAActttaaattaccaaaatgCAAGGAGGGCTTTGCATAGCAATTTCCCAACTGATATGCCTGGCAGAGAAAAGGAAATTGAGGAAATTAAGGAATTTATTCAAGGGCATCTAGAAGAGAAGTCTTCAGGGTCTATTTATATTAGTGGACCTCCTGGGACAGGAAAAACAGCTTCACTAAATTTGATATTAGAAAGTGAATAT attttatcTCAAGTGCACAAGATCTACATCAACTGCACAGCAATTAAATCTGCAACTGCTGTTTACTCAAGGCTGAACAAAGAGCTTCATGTAAAAGAGACTGGGAAatcagaaaaagaaaatttgtctgcctttgaaaattatctcaaaaaaaaacataaaccaAT ATTAATAGTTCTTGATGAAATTGACCAGCTTGAAACCAAAAACCACTCAATTCTCTATACCATCTTTGAGTGGCCTTCTAGacttaattcaaaattgatcTTAATAGGAATTGCGAATGCTTTAGATTTAACAGATCGGATGTTACCAAGACTGCAAGCTAGATGCGAGCTTAAACCACAACTTCTGCACTTTGCCCCATACACCAAAGAGCAGATAGTGAATATCTTTACTTCTCGCTTAAAAGCAGCTGGAGTTTTGGAAGTTTTCTCCCCTGTTGCAATTCAAATGCTTGCAGCAAAAGTTGCCTCAATTTCCGGAGATGTGAGACGGGCCTTGGATATTGGAAGAAGAGTTGTGGAGCTCGTTGACGGAAATAAGAagggagatatttttaaatccgTGGAAAATTTCACTAATGAGCTAGCAAAAGATGAAACAACGAAGAAGgtgaatttaaaagaaattgtcaacatattaaataatgtttatggTACTTCTCAAAACTTGACTGAAGATAGTGAAGACACTATTCCGCTTCaacagaaaattattgtttgcTCGCTGCTCTTAATGCTCAAAAAGGTTAAAAACAAGGACATAACCGTCGGGAAACTACACGAAATTTATTCGAGGGTTTGTTCCAAAAGAAACTTGTCTGCAGTAGATCAAGCAGAATTTGTAGGATTATGTTCCTTGATTGAGACCAGAGGAATTATTAGACTCTCAGGAAAGAAGGAACCAAGACAGTATAAAGTTGTT